In Bradysia coprophila strain Holo2 unplaced genomic scaffold, BU_Bcop_v1 contig_350, whole genome shotgun sequence, a genomic segment contains:
- the LOC119080014 gene encoding uncharacterized protein LOC119080014 has protein sequence MYINISNISKAHFRNYNGINILTKGIVAKVGDVEESTKEDGEKYGKFLLIQKRSTVYALAFGETYQLWKEVLLIDKVFKFPPDTFYCKPKWNSNSTCKFDITFLRQSKPAKVVRPGVVSNADCDTSSLRKVSKLLRTSQTFTRKLKSIKFNCSEVHRYMGCNVCNFSIPRQHSDGKYYCKGLCNNKKSRRSKIGVATERKICFTIRNVKLTDGRNDTVESVVIFNSVSELLLKKCGDDFDTDNEAMSAWSELAANNCFDITLKRNKKKKSSKYPATVFVHSIEKVIAVASSTCSKPEQLPEPSEYSYDGYDETNDIIEGKKKKKKIPKLPTFEIKLQDSTEKFRDYVAKYRISSKPPGLVLLINNFNFPYRKEEDEKQRRGSEVDIHMLYLVFLEMGFEIYGNRSHNDIKTRQEFGELINNFRFELCRREVDSVFIVISSHGRNNEIELPGAEKHMICVVDDIMIPFSDKHLPLYQGKPKVFMPITCQNLGNSATGKSLEFRDNKLFDMLVCCPSLPGYSQLRVTKKGSLFVHCLVYNLTKYARSWHLKDILDKVQIDMKNEIVKRGLDITVSHYLSSTFGCFVLVPTEGTEGDNDSNPFQHMEIDSD, from the exons ATGTAtatcaatatttcaaatatttcaaaggCGCACTTTAGAAACTACAACGGAATCAATATATTAAC TAAAGGAATTGTGGCTAAGGTTGGCGATGTAGAGGAATCCACGAAGGAAGATGGGGAAAAATATGGAAAGTTTTTGTTGATACAGAAAAGATCGACAGTGTACGCACTTGCATTTGGAGAGACGTATCAATTGTGGAAAGAAGTGCTCTTG ATCgacaaagtttttaaatttccacCTGACACATTTTATTGCAAGCCGAAATGGAATTCCAACTCGACGTGCAAATTTGATATAACTTTTTTACGACAGTCCAAACCTGCGAAAGTTGTCAGACCTGGGGTCGTCAGCAACGCTGATTGTGATACATCAAGTCTTCGTAAAg tgTCAAAACTTCTTCGAACTTCACAAACATTTACGAGAAAACTTAAGTCAATAAAGTTTAACTGTTCGGAAGTACACCGCTACATGGGATGCAACGTTTGCAATTTTAGT attCCTAGGCAACATTCAGATGGCAAGTATTATTGCAAAGGCTTATGTAACAACAAAAAGAGTCGTAGGAGCAAAATTGGGGTTGCAACTGaacgtaaaatttgttttacgaTCCGT aaTGTAAAACTTACAGACGGCAGAAATGACACAGTCGAATCGGTTGTTATTTTCAATTCCGTTAGCGAATTATTGCTTAAGAAATGCGGAGATGACTTCGATACAGACAATGAAGCAATGAGTGCATGGTCTGAACTAGCGGCCAATAATTGTTTTGATATAACACTCAAACGGAACAAA AAAAAGAAGAGCTCAAAGTATCCTGCGACGGTATTCGTTCACTCGATTGAGAAAGTAATTGCAGTTGCATCTTCAACGTGTTCAAAGCCAGAACAACTACCAGAACCATCAGAATATTCGTATGATGGGTATGACGAGACCAATGACATAATTGaaggaaagaagaaaaagaaaaaaattccgaaactGCCAacattcgaaataaaattacagGACTCAACCGAGAAGTTTCGT GACTACGTAGCAAAATATCGAATTTCTTCAAAACCACCTGGATTGGTACTTCTgatcaacaatttcaattttccctatagaaaagaagaagatgaaaaaCAGAGGAGAGGATCTGAAGTGGACATACATATGCTATACCTTGTTTTCCTTGAGATGGGATTTGAAATTTATGGTAACCGGAGCCATAACGACATAAAGACAAGACag GAATTCGGTGAACTGATAAATAACTTCCGCTTCGAATTGTGCAGACGGGAAGTCGACTCTGTTTTTATTGTGATATCGAGTCACGGACGTAATAACGAAATCGAACTACCTGGAGCAGAAAAACACATGATTTGCGTTGTGGATGACATAATGATTCCGTTTTCGGACAAACACCTTCCACTATACCAAGGAAAGCCGAAAGTATTCATGCCCATCACATGCCAAAATTTGGGCAATAGTGCAACGGGAAAGTCATTGGAGTTTAGGGACAATAAACTATTCGACATGCTGGTTTGTTGTCCTTCTCTTCCTGGATACTCTCAATTAAGGGTAACTAAAAAAGGTTCGCTTTTTGTGCACTGCTTAGTGTATAACCTTACGAAATATGCAAGGTCATGGCATTTAAAAGACATTTTGGATAAG GTACAGATCGATATGAAGAATGAAATTGTGAAAAGGGGATTAGACATAACAGTTTCGCATTATCTTTCAAGTACGTTCGGTTGTTTTGTTCTAGTACCTACGGAAGGTACAGAAGGCGATAATGATTCCAACCCTTTTCAACACATGGAAATCGATAGCGACTGA